Below is a window of Bacteroidota bacterium DNA.
CTGTATCGTTTGCGGATTCATATCGGCCGTAAGGTTTTCGAAAATGATGGTGTTGGCGCCCGATGAAAGACTTGTCTCACCGGTTTCCGAAACCTGCGCCCCGCTCAGGAACACCGTTACTTCTTTAATCTTAGTACTGACCTTTTTAGGTTTATCCTGTGCAAACGAAGAAATGCCAAGACATACAGCAAATAACACGACAATGAGCTTTTTCATATTTTATAGTTTTAGGATTTACAGGTCACTTAGATGCGGGTATTTCGAATTTCCATAAAAGTAACGCAAATTATTTTCTTGAATACTGGTTGATGACAAGAGTTAAGAGCAAGTGTATTCATATTTATAATTGAGGAAAGTGATTCTTCATTGCGCTTCGCTCCATTCTGAATGACGGCTTACCCTGAGTTTGAAAGGCAATTACAGAGTAGACTAAAAACTCCCTGAAAATTGCTAAGTTTGCATAAGAATACAGCAGGTGCGGTTGAGCAGACCGATACCATAATAATAATACAGATTATGCCAAAACCACAGATACTGATAACGAATGATGACGGCATCAGTGCACCGGGAATCCGGTATTTGATTGGAATTATGAAACAGCTGGGCGATGTTGCCGTGGTAGCACCCGACAAGCCTCAATCGGCCATGGGGCATGCCATTACCGTAGGCGCACCGCTGAGGTTGCAGAAGATAGTCCGCGAACCGGGATATACTGAATACAGTTGTAACGGAACACCCGTTGACTGTGTAAAAATCGGGATTGACAAGGTGATTCACCGTCGTCCCGATTTACTGGTATCAGGCATCAATCACGGTTCGAATTCTTCAATCAATATTATTTATTCAGGAACTATGTCGGCGGCGCTCGAAGGCGCAATGCTGGGAATACCTTCCATCGGATTTTCGCTGCATGATTATTCGCACAGTGCGGATTTCAGCCTGACAGGTCCGTTCATTAAAGAGATTTGTAAAAATGTACTTAAGAACGGCATTGCCGACGGCACGGCACTGAATGTAAACTTCCCGCCCAAAAAGGGCACGCCTAAAGGCATCAAGATTTGCAGGCAGGCACGGGCTTACTGGCAGGAAGAATTTGATGAACGCAAAGATCCGTTCGGCAGACCGTATTACTGGCTGAAAGGCGTGTTCACCAATCATGACCTGGAAAAGGATACGGACGAATGGGCACTGGCACACAACTATGTTTCGGTGGTTCCCGTTCACTTCGATTTTACTGCAATGCACGCTATTGAATCACTAAAAAAATGGAAATTCAATGTTTAAATTCTTAAAAAAAGACTCGTACTGGCTCGGCGCAATAATGGGTATTGTAGTTCCGGGAATCATCTATATTATACTGCATTTTCTCAATTTACTTACTGAAAGCAGGTCTACCGGATTGAGAGTTTTTCAGGAAAGTACGGTACAGATACTGAGTATTGTGGTGAATGCGCTGATGCTTCGCTATTACCTCGTGAGCCTGAAGTTTGACAAGACGGGAAGAGGTATATTGCTGGTAACGTTTATCTTTACGATAGCGTTTTTTATCTGGCTCAATTAAATTCTGTAATTCGAAATAATGCGGTGCATAATGGCAAGAAAAAATAAATTGAGTATTCTCTTCGCGCTGATACCTGTTTTTGTTGTGGGTGCATTTTTTATCTACAAGCTTTCCACAAAAACAAAACCACCGGTAAAACAGCAGCAGCAGCAACAGCAACAAAATTTTGAACCGACGTTCCGTAAAGACGGTGAACTTACGTTTGCAGACAACAACAATAAACTGCTGAAGAAAATTTCCATTGAAATAGCTGACAGTCCGGGCGAACGTGAGCAGGGTTTAATGTACCGCCACACCATGCCCGACAGTTGTGGTATGCTGTTTTTGTTTGATGTTGCCGAACCCCAGAGTTTCTGGATGAAGAACACCATACTTCCGCTTGATATTATTTACGTGGGCGAAGATTACAAAATTGTTACCATCGCAAAGAATGCTGTTCCCTATTCCGAAGAAGCTATTCCATCAGTTAAACCTGCAAAATTTGTTGTTGAAGTAAATGCAGGATTCACGGATGAATACAATATCAAAGAAGGAACGACCGTTAATTTTTAATGCATCGGGGACGGCGTGGACTATTCACCTTAGCTGCATGCAATATTTACATTTTTCATTCTAATTTATAATACTATTATTGCTTTGCTCAACAAATTACAAAAGGAACGGTAGCATTTACAAACAGGAAAAGTGAGGTTCAGAAAAAGAAAGATTCAGTAAACCTTCAAAGGGTAAATTAATGTTAAAATAATAAATGAAATAAAACAGGTTAATAAATACCTTTGCTTATTCGTGAGATTCTACCTACAGATCAGTTTGAAGGATGCCACATAGTGCATCCCGATGAGTAATAAATATAATCGCTTAATAAAATTAACTATACTTAAAAGCAGTTTGCCAAATTTAGCCTATAAATGAAAATAGTAAAAAAAAAGCACATGGCAAAAGACATACATAAGTCAAAGTTTGACGAAGGCACATTAACTAAACTTACCATTTTAAGGGAGTATTTTAAAGCATGGTTGCCCGTATTCTTGAAAGATCGTAAGTTTAACTACGAAAAAATTCAGATTTATGATTTCTTCGCTGGGGAAGGAACTGACACCATTGGTACAAAAGGAAGTCCTTTAGTTTTTCTTGAAGAATTGCGTGTTTATTGCAATTCAATAAGTGAACGCAAACAAAAAGTTGAATTGTTTTTCAACGAATATAAAAAAGAGAAATTTCAGAAACTTCAAAACACAATCATTGATTTCGTGAGTCAGTGCAAATCTTCTGAATTTTGCTCAATAAAATCATCCACGGATTGTGCATTTACATATTCCATCGAAAATAAAGATTTTGCAGTTTTGTTTAGTGAATTATTCGCAGAAATGATTCGTAAACCTCGATTCCCAAGGTTTATGTTTCTGGACCAGAACGGAATTAAATTCATTGACCATGATGTTTTTTCAAAATTAATCAGCTTGTCACGTACAGATTTTCTATTTTTTATTTCTTCTGCATACGCTAGCCGTTTTGCCGAACTACCAGAATTTAAAAAATACCTTTCAGTTGAACGCCAAGATTTTGACGAATCAAAACCGTATCATTGCCACCGTGTTATTTTAAACTACTATAAAAACCTTATTCCTCAAGGCAAAGAATATTATTTAGCGCCATTCTCAATAAAAAAGCCAAACAGCGGTAATATTTACGGTTTAATATTTGGCTCGAATAGTCCGTTGGGTCTCGAAAAGTTTCTAAATACCGCATGGAAATTAGACCAGCATACGGGTGAAGCAAACTTTGATATTGATAACGATAAAATCAGAACAGGTCAGATGTCATTTTTTGCGGAAGAAAACATTATAAAAAAAGTAGGTTATTTCAAAAAAAGCATGGTAGAATTTCTGGATGGGAAACCACGCACCAATAAAGAGGTTTACTTATTTACCCTTGAATCTGGTTTTACAGTAAGGCATGCAAATAATATTTTAAATGAATTGCAATCTGATAACGAATTAAATGCTGTTTACACAACAAGCACAGAAAAAGTAAGAAAAAATAGCTTTTATCTCAAATTTAACTCTGAAAAAGAAATACTTTTATCCTATGAAAAGCACTAAAATAGAGTGGACAGAAGTAACATGGAATCCTTCTACGGGTTGTACGAAAATATCAGAAGGTTGCGCAAACTGTTATGCCGCAAAAATGGCAAAGCGTTTAAAAGCAATGGGTACGCAAAAGTATGAAAATGAATTTCAGTTAACAATTCATCCCGATACTCTTAATGAGCCTTACACATGGAAAAAACCGCAAATAGTTTTTGTTAACTCCATGAGTGATTTATTTCATGAAGACATGCCGCTATCATTCATAAAAGAAGTATTTAGTGTAATGAACAATAATCCAAAGCATATCTTTCAGGTGCTAACGAAAAGGGCTGATGTTTTGGCGAAATACTCTGCACTTCTAAACTGGTCAGAAAATATTTGGATGGGCGTAACAGTCGAAAGTAGTAAACATCTTTACAGAGTAAATTCATTGCGTAATTCAGGGGCGGCTGTTAAATTTTTATCTTGTGAACCATTGCTTACACCGCTGTCAAATCTAAATCTTTATGAAATAGATTGGGTAATTGTTGGTGGCGAATCTGGTGCAAACTCACGCCCAATAGAAAAAGAATGGGTTCTTGAAATCAAAGATAAATGCGAAACACATAACGTTCCATTCTTTTTCAAACAGTGGGGCGGGTTCAACAAAAAGAAAACAGGTTGTTCCCTGAACGGGGAGATTTACAAAAAAATTCCAGTGTTTGCTTAATCTATAAAATAATGACCACACTTGCATACATAACCTGGGACGTGACACCCGTATTGTTCACGCTTGGCGGAATCGAAATCCGTTGGTATGGATTGCTTTTTGCCCTTGGATTCTTTTTCGCGTACACCCTGCTTTATGATATTTACAAACGCGAAAAGGTCAAGATCGCACAGCTGGATATGCTCACGGTTTACTTTTTTGTTGCCACCGTTGTAGGAGCACGCCTGGGGCATTGTCTGTTTTATGAATGGGCATATTACCGTCAGCATTTGCTGGAGATCTTTAAAATATGGGAAGGCGGCCTCGCAAGCCACGGTGCGGCTATAGCTATTGTTATCGCACTCATCATATACATTCGCCGCTACAAAGTAAATATGTGGTGGCTGTTCGACCGCGTTGCGATGGTTATTCCAATCGCCGCGGCATTTGTACGATTCGGAAATCTTGCGAATTCGGAAATCTATGGAAAGCCCACTACCCTGCCCTGGGCATTTGCGTTTATACACGATAAGGAGGCCAACTTTATCAATGTTGCAGGTCAGATTACACAGGTGGTACCGCGTCATCCGACTCAACTTTATGAAGCCCTTGCCTACCTGCTCATTTCGGCAGTACTTTACATCATTTATCGTAAGAAAAAAGGCGATATCGGACAGGGATATTTCGTAGGATTTTTCCTGATTGCCTTATTTACCGCACGTTTTGTAATAGAATTCTCAAAAGAAGTACAGGAAAGCTTCGAGAAAGCATGGCCCATTGATATGGGACAAATACTAAGTATTCCCTTTATTTTATTGGGGATTGGGTTTGTCTTTTTCGCCTGGCGAAAAGGTAAAACGGCTTCGAATTAATTGTTGTCTTGCCCCTATCCCTAAATCCTCCCGATGAATCGGGACAGGCTTTTCCCCGTAGCGGTGAAAGGGACTTAACTGCCGGCGAGCGTTTGCAACGCGTGCCACTGAAGCCATTTCTTACAACATGCTGTTACTTTCTTTTAGCGGGCAACTTGATGTATTCTCATTTTTATTATATTTGATGGTTGTTGCAGTACATTGCTTGCAGTACAATGTGCTATTTGGTTAATAACAAAACAAAGGATAGGCACGCGTTACAAACGCGCGCCAGCAGAATCAAACGTCCTCCTTTGCCTGCCGGATTATTCGTAGGGGAATTTCTGCAATACCGCTCAAAATGGTCCAAAACCACCCTGCAGATTCCGGCAACCTCCTGATTAGAATATCAGAGTATCCTCACAACTATCTCCGGGAGTGTTCACAGGTATATCAGAGTGTGTCGGTAACTATCTCCGGGAGTGTTCACAGGTATATCGGAGTGTGTTGTTAACTATCTCCGGATATGTTCACAGGTATATCGGAGTATGTTGTTAACTATCTCCGGATATGTTCACAAGTATATCGGGAAGGTGTTGTTAACTATCTCCGGGAGTGTTCACAGGTATATCAGAGTATGTTGTTGACTATCTCCGGGAGTGTTCACAGGTAT
It encodes the following:
- the surE gene encoding 5'/3'-nucleotidase SurE, which codes for MPKPQILITNDDGISAPGIRYLIGIMKQLGDVAVVAPDKPQSAMGHAITVGAPLRLQKIVREPGYTEYSCNGTPVDCVKIGIDKVIHRRPDLLVSGINHGSNSSINIIYSGTMSAALEGAMLGIPSIGFSLHDYSHSADFSLTGPFIKEICKNVLKNGIADGTALNVNFPPKKGTPKGIKICRQARAYWQEEFDERKDPFGRPYYWLKGVFTNHDLEKDTDEWALAHNYVSVVPVHFDFTAMHAIESLKKWKFNV
- a CDS encoding DUF192 domain-containing protein, with the translated sequence MARKNKLSILFALIPVFVVGAFFIYKLSTKTKPPVKQQQQQQQQNFEPTFRKDGELTFADNNNKLLKKISIEIADSPGEREQGLMYRHTMPDSCGMLFLFDVAEPQSFWMKNTILPLDIIYVGEDYKIVTIAKNAVPYSEEAIPSVKPAKFVVEVNAGFTDEYNIKEGTTVNF
- the tcmP gene encoding three-Cys-motif partner protein TcmP, which produces MAKDIHKSKFDEGTLTKLTILREYFKAWLPVFLKDRKFNYEKIQIYDFFAGEGTDTIGTKGSPLVFLEELRVYCNSISERKQKVELFFNEYKKEKFQKLQNTIIDFVSQCKSSEFCSIKSSTDCAFTYSIENKDFAVLFSELFAEMIRKPRFPRFMFLDQNGIKFIDHDVFSKLISLSRTDFLFFISSAYASRFAELPEFKKYLSVERQDFDESKPYHCHRVILNYYKNLIPQGKEYYLAPFSIKKPNSGNIYGLIFGSNSPLGLEKFLNTAWKLDQHTGEANFDIDNDKIRTGQMSFFAEENIIKKVGYFKKSMVEFLDGKPRTNKEVYLFTLESGFTVRHANNILNELQSDNELNAVYTTSTEKVRKNSFYLKFNSEKEILLSYEKH
- a CDS encoding phage Gp37/Gp68 family protein, whose translation is MKSTKIEWTEVTWNPSTGCTKISEGCANCYAAKMAKRLKAMGTQKYENEFQLTIHPDTLNEPYTWKKPQIVFVNSMSDLFHEDMPLSFIKEVFSVMNNNPKHIFQVLTKRADVLAKYSALLNWSENIWMGVTVESSKHLYRVNSLRNSGAAVKFLSCEPLLTPLSNLNLYEIDWVIVGGESGANSRPIEKEWVLEIKDKCETHNVPFFFKQWGGFNKKKTGCSLNGEIYKKIPVFA
- the lgt gene encoding prolipoprotein diacylglyceryl transferase is translated as MTTLAYITWDVTPVLFTLGGIEIRWYGLLFALGFFFAYTLLYDIYKREKVKIAQLDMLTVYFFVATVVGARLGHCLFYEWAYYRQHLLEIFKIWEGGLASHGAAIAIVIALIIYIRRYKVNMWWLFDRVAMVIPIAAAFVRFGNLANSEIYGKPTTLPWAFAFIHDKEANFINVAGQITQVVPRHPTQLYEALAYLLISAVLYIIYRKKKGDIGQGYFVGFFLIALFTARFVIEFSKEVQESFEKAWPIDMGQILSIPFILLGIGFVFFAWRKGKTASN